In bacterium, a single genomic region encodes these proteins:
- a CDS encoding DNA alkylation repair protein, with protein MTSLLPKIKKEMRVLADPKRAAISKWYFKTGPGEYGESDIFIGLSAPQMRALAKKYRETNFSDIVILLGSPIHEERMLALLIWTLQFSKADSVQQKKIYTAYLKYTRYVNNWDLVDLSAPLIIGAYLLDRDKKILLRLAKSKLLWERRIAILSTLYFVRKGVFQPTMDIAEELLLDEEDLIHKAVGWMLREIGKRDRTVEEKFLKRHYKTMPRTMLRYAIEKFPEVRRKQYLQGKI; from the coding sequence ATGACCTCGCTGCTACCGAAAATAAAAAAAGAAATGCGTGTGCTGGCCGATCCGAAAAGGGCCGCGATTTCAAAATGGTATTTCAAAACCGGTCCGGGCGAATACGGTGAATCGGACATATTTATCGGGCTTTCGGCGCCTCAGATGCGTGCATTAGCAAAGAAATACCGTGAAACAAATTTTTCGGATATCGTGATATTGTTGGGTTCGCCGATTCATGAGGAACGAATGCTGGCGTTATTAATTTGGACATTGCAGTTTTCTAAAGCCGATTCTGTACAACAGAAAAAAATTTATACAGCTTATTTGAAATATACTCGTTATGTCAATAATTGGGATTTGGTTGATCTTTCAGCGCCATTAATTATCGGTGCATATTTATTGGATCGCGATAAGAAAATTTTGCTGCGACTGGCGAAATCAAAACTGTTATGGGAAAGGCGGATTGCAATTCTATCTACATTATATTTTGTTCGTAAGGGCGTGTTTCAACCGACAATGGACATTGCCGAGGAGTTGCTTTTGGACGAAGAAGACTTGATTCACAAGGCGGTTGGTTGGATGTTGCGTGAAATCGGTAAGCGTGACAGGACAGTGGAGGAAAAATTTTTGAAGCGCCATTACAAGACAATGCCGCGGACTATGTTGCGATACGCGATCGAAAAGTTTCCCGAAGTTAGACGCAAACAGTATCTGCAAGGAAAAATTTAG
- a CDS encoding DMT family transporter encodes MRDYIVFAMIAGLAWGVGGYFEKAGLRAMGIPPIAGITLRTAVALVVLGLLSIPAWKMIQNPSDISAWIMIIIGGGIVAGSLGMWSFYKSLSVSENLGVTLAIAFSVSPLAGTVMGLIRGNQPMDWKTATGLIAIIAGIVILQLSHKPGK; translated from the coding sequence ATGCGGGATTACATTGTGTTTGCTATGATCGCGGGATTGGCGTGGGGTGTTGGCGGGTATTTCGAAAAAGCCGGATTACGAGCAATGGGAATCCCACCCATTGCAGGAATTACGCTGCGAACGGCTGTGGCGCTTGTGGTGCTTGGATTGCTGTCCATTCCGGCGTGGAAAATGATTCAAAATCCTTCGGACATTTCCGCTTGGATTATGATTATTATCGGCGGTGGTATAGTCGCGGGTAGCCTTGGGATGTGGAGTTTTTATAAATCGCTTTCGGTGTCGGAAAATTTAGGCGTTACATTAGCTATCGCTTTTTCAGTTTCGCCTCTTGCAGGAACGGTAATGGGATTAATTCGAGGTAATCAACCGATGGATTGGAAAACAGCGACAGGGTTGATCGCCATCATAGCCGGAATTGTTATTTTACAATTGTCACACAAGCCTGGCAAATAA
- a CDS encoding S8 family serine peptidase: protein MKNYALRNCFLFLLLTLPFLQDLYAQEKTGRNLEAILYNLIQTKDNHDRTVQGAYTKEGIKKHPSIDEIMEVIIEFKEEPLIVQQFKTTTRLSRLFFSNRHRQFVDDVTRIQNQLQQHNKKLLKTVQTVRTRRMFEKTFFGVSMDAPLSVIQQVSRLPYVKKIHFIKKVEAVLEQSVSLIKADSVWYQYGSQGEGVIVGIIDTGIDYMHPDLGAGIGPTFKVIGGYDFVNNDNNPMDDNRHGTHVAGIVAANGVLKGVAPKAKLMAYKVLNAGGNGSEDDIIAAIERTVDPNDDGDFSDHLDVVNMSLGGSGGPDDAMSTAVDNAVNAGVIFCIAAGNSYNYRTIGSPGTAREAITVGATDKSDDIASFSSKGPNEDIASIKPEIVAPGAAINSTVLSGQYQSLNGTSMATPHIAGVCALLKVLHPTWTPRQMKSALMTTALDIGKDVMAQGAGRVQPLKAVETDVFAEPAHLSFGRDPNDNLWTVSDTILIRNSSGSSQTFNATFSGVQTGIQLTATPAGFTLNAGETREIIVSLQVNNMILPYPTNASSCYEGKMIVASSSDTLKLPWAFFKSTVATLVFDEFSWDFALTNQNDFVTWYEANDVKQWEEYEIDVEPGNYDLVASFIFQRGIIIKENVSVSPGAVIHVSKNDLTNTIQVNGVNENGSAMDTPILDYIITFPENSILTNWVVEAQNNPSSITQFSDRIKVTPTVLDGDANTNVFRLIHFPTISNGLTSNITVSNLSSDLFTNYLSNINFSYSNTDLTVFSPFALAARRDDSNHYYAWLFFGGWEYDATKTVKLVSSKYAPKYQWGNRAYTLNQDNTVIYNTSDWESRNDTLTTLDDVTAPNAMYYPAGDTIQPGKNPTYIWTVPHNGDPGSPNSYGNNTYMSFYTYGGIDEYKHYEQIKSQFTIYDSSGAYLAQNVEGSNIAMNLALDRYTVEFKDTLFTEKNIAGRAKLKHEFDLRLYDADPPQLTSMRLYKDDYHVHMQKPVKGEPLRLKFSLADHLIKEHTYYRVDTTTVEFLTRYYGSQAWQSLPLKALFEDTYYGMHYEADFTSLNNQDSVGFDVMIRAKDVSGNSIEYSLSPAFSVGSYIRPRNEPLQPTTVGVWADTITTWHDADIILPIRARNFEDIISAQFTLDWNPAIVSFDGIEQSGLDGMDSSSFGFTNTESGQLAFAWLSPDLLPRSLTDDAIIFNVKFHVIGTTNQSTDVRIIQNPTAIEFIDHNLNELAYAVQFGYINLVEYQPVTLSGLIRNGSGTPLPNAMVTIASNGIVSNDMSNQAGQYLANAHSYGNYQIFVNRYGESNIRKGLTTLDVLLMRRHVLGIKLLESPYRIIAADINQSGQISNLDVTLLRSMILGDINTYPSGNAWTFIPSNFVFDDLTQPFSYDTLLTINNPSNRNDLNFTAIKFGDINESWKPDTALTKENKVLTSDLHFEIRPSIQGQDRSIEYAICTKNFNNIAAYQFTFQYDPAELSFSASYDRIGNYIGMSLVSEGKINIGWDDPTASGTTLPVGDTLLVLKFTTQQNLPVVSINSSALPAVAYNGDLQELSILGTMVQPLPQAYALGQNYPNPFNPNTTIKYEVSVKSKITLKIFNIMGQEVKTLASGVKEIGRYDAVWDGRNSKGLQVASGIYIYRLSTPEGSFSKKMIFLK, encoded by the coding sequence ATGAAGAATTACGCGTTACGAAATTGTTTTTTATTTCTTTTACTCACCTTGCCCTTCCTTCAGGATCTATATGCACAGGAAAAAACCGGCAGAAATCTTGAGGCAATCCTTTACAATTTAATACAAACAAAAGACAATCATGATCGAACTGTTCAGGGAGCCTACACAAAAGAAGGCATTAAAAAACATCCTTCTATTGATGAAATCATGGAAGTCATTATAGAATTTAAAGAAGAGCCCTTGATCGTTCAGCAATTTAAAACAACGACGCGACTATCGAGGTTGTTTTTCAGTAATCGTCACCGTCAATTTGTCGATGACGTCACGCGAATACAAAATCAACTTCAACAGCACAATAAAAAATTATTAAAAACTGTTCAGACCGTCAGAACGCGCCGGATGTTTGAAAAAACATTTTTTGGCGTGAGCATGGATGCGCCTCTTTCGGTGATTCAGCAGGTGAGTCGCTTGCCGTATGTCAAAAAAATTCATTTTATAAAAAAAGTTGAAGCCGTATTGGAACAAAGCGTATCCTTGATCAAGGCCGATTCTGTCTGGTATCAATACGGTTCACAAGGTGAAGGCGTTATTGTTGGAATTATTGATACCGGTATTGATTACATGCATCCCGATTTAGGCGCCGGCATAGGGCCAACGTTCAAAGTTATCGGTGGCTATGATTTTGTCAATAATGATAATAACCCGATGGACGACAATCGGCACGGAACCCATGTTGCCGGCATCGTCGCGGCCAATGGCGTTTTAAAAGGTGTCGCTCCCAAAGCAAAATTAATGGCCTACAAAGTTCTGAACGCCGGCGGAAACGGTTCCGAGGATGATATTATAGCGGCTATTGAACGCACAGTCGATCCCAATGATGATGGCGACTTCTCCGATCACCTGGATGTTGTCAATATGAGTTTAGGCGGTTCGGGAGGACCTGATGATGCTATGAGTACTGCCGTCGATAACGCCGTCAATGCCGGCGTGATTTTCTGCATCGCAGCCGGAAATTCATATAATTATCGTACGATTGGGAGCCCAGGCACCGCACGCGAAGCGATTACTGTCGGTGCAACGGATAAATCCGACGACATTGCCTCGTTCTCATCAAAAGGACCCAATGAAGATATTGCTTCAATCAAACCGGAAATCGTTGCTCCAGGCGCAGCGATCAATTCAACTGTTTTATCAGGACAATATCAATCTTTAAACGGTACGTCGATGGCCACGCCTCACATTGCTGGTGTATGCGCATTGTTGAAAGTCTTACACCCCACGTGGACGCCGCGCCAAATGAAATCAGCATTGATGACTACGGCATTGGATATCGGCAAAGATGTGATGGCTCAGGGCGCCGGACGCGTTCAACCATTAAAAGCAGTAGAGACCGATGTTTTCGCCGAACCGGCTCACTTGAGTTTCGGTCGCGATCCAAATGACAATCTCTGGACAGTCAGCGATACCATACTTATCCGCAATTCTTCCGGATCGAGCCAAACCTTTAATGCAACATTCAGCGGCGTTCAAACCGGCATCCAGTTAACAGCTACGCCAGCAGGATTCACTTTAAATGCGGGCGAAACGCGGGAAATCATTGTAAGCCTGCAAGTTAATAACATGATTTTGCCCTACCCAACCAATGCTTCTTCCTGTTATGAGGGAAAAATGATCGTAGCCAGTTCATCAGACACACTCAAGCTACCGTGGGCATTTTTTAAATCAACCGTTGCAACATTAGTCTTCGACGAATTTTCATGGGATTTTGCATTAACCAACCAAAATGATTTTGTGACATGGTATGAAGCAAATGATGTAAAGCAGTGGGAAGAATATGAGATTGACGTTGAACCTGGGAACTATGATCTAGTCGCCTCATTCATATTTCAAAGAGGAATCATCATTAAAGAAAATGTATCGGTTTCGCCTGGCGCTGTCATTCATGTTTCAAAAAACGACTTGACCAATACCATCCAAGTCAATGGCGTTAATGAGAATGGCTCTGCGATGGATACTCCGATATTGGATTATATCATTACCTTTCCTGAAAATTCTATTCTCACCAATTGGGTTGTCGAAGCTCAAAACAATCCAAGTTCCATCACACAATTTTCCGATCGGATCAAAGTCACACCCACAGTCTTGGATGGAGATGCAAATACAAATGTATTTCGTTTAATTCATTTTCCAACCATTAGCAACGGATTAACTTCTAATATTACTGTCAGTAATTTATCTTCCGATTTGTTCACTAATTATTTATCCAACATCAATTTTTCTTATTCGAATACCGACCTTACGGTATTTAGCCCGTTCGCATTAGCAGCCCGTCGGGATGACAGTAATCATTACTATGCCTGGCTTTTTTTTGGAGGATGGGAGTATGATGCAACCAAGACAGTGAAATTGGTTTCCTCCAAATATGCTCCTAAATATCAATGGGGAAACCGAGCTTATACGTTGAATCAGGATAATACCGTTATCTACAACACATCTGATTGGGAAAGCCGCAATGATACTTTGACAACTTTAGATGATGTTACAGCGCCCAATGCGATGTATTATCCGGCCGGTGATACAATTCAACCTGGCAAAAATCCAACGTACATTTGGACGGTTCCTCACAATGGTGACCCCGGTAGTCCAAACTCATACGGAAATAACACCTATATGTCATTTTACACATACGGCGGCATTGACGAATACAAACATTATGAGCAAATAAAATCTCAATTCACTATTTATGATTCATCGGGAGCTTACTTAGCCCAAAACGTAGAGGGCAGTAATATCGCTATGAATCTTGCTCTTGATCGATATACAGTAGAATTCAAAGATACGCTTTTCACAGAAAAAAATATTGCAGGTCGCGCCAAACTAAAACATGAATTCGATTTAAGGCTTTACGACGCCGATCCTCCCCAACTTACTTCCATGCGATTGTACAAAGATGATTATCACGTCCATATGCAAAAACCGGTTAAAGGGGAACCGCTACGGTTAAAATTTTCACTCGCTGATCATTTGATCAAAGAACACACCTACTATCGCGTCGACACAACAACTGTTGAATTCCTTACCCGATACTATGGAAGCCAAGCTTGGCAATCGTTGCCACTAAAAGCGCTTTTTGAAGATACTTACTATGGAATGCATTACGAAGCCGATTTCACTTCATTAAATAATCAAGACTCCGTTGGATTCGATGTCATGATTCGTGCGAAGGATGTGAGTGGCAACTCCATTGAATATTCGTTATCACCTGCTTTCTCTGTCGGCTCATATATTCGGCCACGCAATGAGCCCCTCCAACCTACTACAGTGGGCGTTTGGGCCGATACTATCACTACCTGGCATGATGCCGATATAATATTGCCGATTCGAGCGCGCAATTTTGAGGATATCATTTCAGCCCAATTTACATTGGACTGGAATCCTGCCATAGTTTCATTTGATGGAATTGAACAGTCCGGATTGGATGGAATGGACTCATCCTCATTTGGATTTACAAATACTGAGTCAGGTCAGTTGGCTTTTGCATGGCTGAGCCCGGACCTCTTACCGCGCAGTTTGACAGACGATGCAATAATATTTAACGTCAAATTTCATGTGATCGGAACAACTAATCAATCGACTGATGTTCGCATTATTCAAAATCCAACGGCTATAGAATTCATCGATCATAACTTAAACGAATTGGCTTATGCTGTACAATTCGGTTACATCAATCTTGTCGAATATCAGCCAGTTACATTGAGTGGATTGATACGAAACGGATCGGGAACTCCCCTTCCCAACGCCATGGTTACTATTGCAAGTAACGGTATCGTCAGTAACGATATGAGTAATCAAGCAGGTCAATATCTGGCCAATGCACATTCTTATGGAAACTATCAAATTTTTGTCAACCGATATGGCGAATCCAATATCCGTAAAGGCTTGACGACGTTGGATGTTCTTTTGATGCGGCGGCATGTTCTTGGTATCAAACTATTGGAATCACCGTACCGGATAATCGCCGCCGATATTAATCAGTCTGGACAAATCTCTAATCTTGACGTGACACTACTTCGTTCGATGATCTTGGGTGACATTAATACTTATCCGTCCGGGAACGCTTGGACATTTATCCCATCGAATTTTGTTTTTGATGATCTAACCCAGCCTTTCTCTTACGACACTCTTTTGACAATCAATAATCCGAGTAATAGGAATGATCTGAATTTTACTGCAATTAAATTCGGCGATATCAACGAATCGTGGAAACCCGATACAGCACTGACGAAAGAAAACAAAGTTCTCACGTCGGATTTGCACTTTGAAATCCGCCCTTCTATCCAAGGACAAGACAGATCGATTGAATATGCCATTTGCACAAAAAACTTCAATAACATTGCAGCCTATCAATTTACATTCCAGTACGATCCAGCCGAATTAAGTTTCTCAGCCTCTTATGACAGAATTGGAAATTACATCGGAATGAGTCTTGTCAGTGAAGGTAAAATCAACATTGGTTGGGATGATCCGACGGCGAGCGGAACGACTTTACCCGTTGGCGACACACTTTTGGTCTTGAAATTCACAACACAGCAAAATTTACCGGTAGTTTCGATTAATTCATCAGCACTACCCGCCGTAGCGTATAATGGTGATTTACAGGAATTATCGATTCTAGGTACGATGGTTCAGCCGTTACCACAAGCTTATGCTTTAGGCCAAAACTACCCCAATCCTTTTAATCCGAACACAACAATTAAATATGAAGTGTCAGTCAAATCGAAAATTACTTTGAAAATTTTCAACATTATGGGACAAGAGGTTAAAACGTTGGCTAGCGGCGTCAAAGAAATCGGCCGTTATGATGCCGTATGGGATGGCAGGAATTCAAAAGGATTACAAGTTGCGAGCGGCATTTATATCTACCGTTTGAGTACACCGGAAGGATCCTTCTCGAAGAAAATGATATTTTTGAAATAA
- a CDS encoding ABC transporter substrate-binding protein, with translation MKKILIFMALLLNACGINDKIKTQDNIAPKYGGKFIYAESGFVVGLDPILIKETGSIPVVSNIYDGLVNQSAGKTGIDPGIARSWQISKDGLLYTFHLRTNVQFHDGTQCNAAAVVFNFERQRNKRHPNYNPNNISWKSLKMDKIISDIRAINDSTVEFKLNKPDATFLSLLSHTMCFIASPKAITQYGNEFYKHPVGSGPFQFVSWDSVNGISIMTSFDRYWNGRPYIDTLVVQSILDSKKSWEALKAGQVDMMESPTEDDLEESVKTPGMKHLKQLGVNVMYMAFNCEKKPFTDQRVREAIIYAIDREKFANKIFGNFGRLAKNPIPPMLIGYNDNIRLTPFDPAKSKELLASAGFPNGFKTQLWTMPNSIMQKASILLQNDLRNVGIEIDIINPGWEDYLNQTYSGKHTIAFGAWIADIPDPDNFFTPLLDYTGTQPSENMAYYSSKEMHQLIEKGRTTTDPLIRSDVYKKACKIFNRDLPWFTMAHTFTIVVMKEKVMDFHVHSTSIRRFDKLWLNI, from the coding sequence ATGAAAAAAATACTGATTTTCATGGCACTTTTGCTTAACGCATGCGGAATAAATGACAAAATTAAAACGCAGGATAATATAGCGCCAAAATACGGCGGGAAGTTTATATATGCAGAAAGTGGATTTGTTGTTGGATTAGATCCAATCCTAATAAAGGAAACAGGATCTATACCGGTCGTATCCAATATTTATGATGGATTGGTCAACCAAAGCGCCGGTAAAACCGGGATCGATCCTGGTATTGCCCGTTCATGGCAAATTTCAAAAGATGGTCTCCTCTACACCTTTCACTTAAGAACTAATGTACAGTTCCATGATGGCACTCAATGTAATGCCGCAGCCGTCGTATTCAATTTCGAACGCCAGCGGAATAAGCGACACCCCAATTACAATCCGAATAATATATCATGGAAATCTCTAAAGATGGACAAGATTATTTCCGATATTCGTGCTATCAATGACTCAACAGTTGAATTTAAGTTAAACAAACCCGATGCAACTTTTCTAAGCCTTTTATCGCATACAATGTGTTTCATAGCAAGTCCTAAGGCAATAACTCAATATGGAAATGAATTTTACAAACATCCCGTAGGGAGTGGACCTTTCCAATTTGTTAGCTGGGATTCAGTGAACGGAATATCAATTATGACGTCATTCGATCGTTATTGGAATGGGCGACCCTATATCGATACATTGGTCGTACAATCGATTTTAGACTCAAAAAAAAGTTGGGAAGCATTGAAAGCCGGACAAGTTGATATGATGGAATCGCCTACGGAAGACGATCTTGAAGAGAGTGTAAAAACTCCGGGCATGAAACATTTAAAACAACTTGGCGTCAACGTGATGTATATGGCATTTAATTGCGAGAAGAAACCTTTTACAGATCAACGGGTGCGCGAAGCGATAATATATGCTATTGATCGGGAGAAATTTGCCAATAAAATCTTTGGAAATTTCGGACGACTTGCAAAAAACCCGATTCCACCGATGCTCATCGGTTATAATGATAATATTCGTCTAACACCTTTTGATCCTGCTAAATCGAAAGAATTATTGGCATCTGCAGGATTTCCTAACGGTTTCAAAACGCAATTATGGACAATGCCAAATTCGATAATGCAAAAAGCGAGTATATTACTTCAAAATGATTTAAGAAACGTTGGCATAGAAATAGACATTATCAATCCGGGATGGGAAGACTACTTGAATCAAACGTATAGTGGAAAGCATACCATAGCGTTCGGCGCCTGGATTGCGGATATTCCTGATCCGGATAATTTCTTTACACCTCTGTTGGATTATACCGGAACGCAGCCTTCAGAAAACATGGCCTATTATTCAAGCAAAGAGATGCATCAGTTGATTGAAAAGGGAAGAACTACAACGGATCCACTTATTCGGAGCGATGTGTATAAAAAAGCGTGCAAAATTTTTAATCGTGATCTTCCTTGGTTTACAATGGCACATACATTTACAATCGTGGTGATGAAAGAAAAAGTTATGGATTTTCATGTTCATTCAACATCGATCCGGCGATTCGATAAATTATGGTTAAATATATAA
- a CDS encoding amidohydrolase family protein, whose protein sequence is MRNINKIFMSIMLVGLFQNMSAQQTKTTIALTHVNIIPMDKEEILKDQTIVVESDRIIEIGSSAKVKIPKDARTIDCKQKYLIPGLVDLHVHLTNTTEMAVHLSQGVTTIFNLDGRPQHLFWRDQINKKKMLGPSIFTCGPMFYSPRSAEDAIKEVERQFQAGYDGVKIYNYISKEEYPGIIQAAKNHGMIIVGHVARKVGLEETLESGQSIAHAEEYMYTLYGDVDNPGKNIERFDESKLDSAVELTLRNKCYVIATLVTYNEIVEQVSDINRYLQREDYKYLVPFWVKLRSPENNRYLKSFGSSDVPGLMKNLDFQKKLIKRLHEAGVQVLAGTDAVSVGPVPGFALIKELKNFVSIGFTPYEALRTATIDAASFLKSDDFGVLAKGKKADFVLIDGNPLADISALDHIQGVMAHGAWLDKDALSSMLESLPAKYEKEIEHIAKNMGINEQQAVTYLDQNDPNGILSADVLDKMASTVDFDSLGLILKRVRQTQPDAIIVGEETLNNFGYSLVTKGLMDLAVKVFELNVSIYPQSSNAYDSLGEAYYHQGKIDMAAKSYQKALMIDPSYPNAEYARKIVNENQNKK, encoded by the coding sequence ATGAGAAATATCAACAAAATTTTTATGTCAATCATGTTGGTTGGCCTTTTTCAAAACATGTCAGCTCAACAGACTAAAACAACAATCGCTCTTACTCATGTTAATATTATTCCCATGGATAAGGAAGAGATTCTGAAAGATCAAACAATTGTGGTTGAATCGGACCGAATTATAGAAATCGGTTCTTCTGCGAAAGTTAAAATACCAAAAGATGCTCGAACAATTGATTGCAAACAAAAGTATCTTATTCCTGGGCTGGTTGATCTGCATGTGCATCTTACGAATACAACGGAAATGGCTGTCCATCTGTCTCAAGGCGTAACAACTATTTTTAATTTGGACGGAAGGCCTCAACATCTTTTTTGGCGTGATCAAATCAATAAGAAAAAAATGTTAGGTCCTTCGATTTTTACTTGTGGCCCTATGTTCTATTCTCCGCGTTCAGCTGAGGATGCTATTAAAGAAGTTGAACGCCAGTTTCAAGCCGGTTATGATGGAGTTAAAATCTATAATTATATTTCAAAAGAAGAATATCCCGGCATTATTCAGGCAGCTAAAAATCACGGAATGATCATAGTTGGACACGTAGCCAGAAAAGTAGGACTTGAAGAAACACTGGAAAGCGGTCAATCCATAGCACATGCCGAAGAGTACATGTATACGCTATACGGTGATGTTGATAACCCGGGGAAGAACATTGAACGTTTTGATGAGAGCAAACTGGACTCTGCCGTCGAATTAACTCTCAGAAATAAATGTTATGTGATAGCAACACTCGTGACGTACAATGAGATTGTAGAACAAGTATCCGATATTAATCGGTATTTGCAAAGAGAGGACTATAAGTATTTAGTTCCATTTTGGGTAAAGTTGCGTTCTCCTGAAAATAACAGGTATTTAAAAAGTTTTGGGAGTTCGGATGTGCCGGGCTTAATGAAAAACTTAGACTTTCAAAAAAAACTGATTAAACGGCTTCATGAGGCAGGTGTTCAAGTTCTAGCCGGAACCGATGCTGTTTCCGTAGGGCCTGTTCCGGGTTTTGCACTCATTAAAGAATTAAAAAATTTTGTTTCGATCGGCTTTACGCCTTATGAAGCTTTACGGACAGCTACTATTGATGCGGCCTCTTTTCTTAAATCCGATGATTTTGGCGTGCTGGCAAAAGGAAAGAAGGCCGATTTCGTTTTGATCGATGGAAATCCGCTGGCCGACATCTCGGCTCTGGACCATATTCAAGGCGTCATGGCGCACGGCGCTTGGCTCGACAAAGATGCGCTTTCTTCAATGCTTGAATCCCTGCCTGCAAAGTATGAGAAAGAAATTGAACATATTGCTAAAAATATGGGAATCAATGAACAACAAGCAGTAACCTACCTTGATCAAAACGATCCCAATGGTATTCTTTCAGCCGATGTGCTCGATAAGATGGCTTCAACCGTTGATTTTGATTCGTTAGGATTAATTTTAAAAAGGGTGCGACAGACACAGCCTGATGCAATTATTGTTGGTGAAGAAACATTGAATAATTTCGGATATTCACTTGTTACTAAGGGGTTGATGGATTTAGCGGTCAAAGTTTTTGAATTGAATGTTTCTATTTATCCACAATCTTCCAATGCATACGATAGTTTGGGAGAAGCCTATTATCATCAAGGGAAAATAGACATGGCGGCTAAAAGTTATCAAAAAGCTTTAATGATCGATCCCTCATATCCGAACGCCGAATATGCAAGGAAGATTGTAAACGAAAACCAAAATAAGAAATAA
- a CDS encoding DUF962 domain-containing protein: METTFASFHDFYPYYLSEHSNSTCRKFHFFGTTLVLLTLVYVIITHQWILLWLMPIFGYGFAWAGHFFFEKNRPATFKYPFYSLAGDFVMYKDIWTGKVKF; the protein is encoded by the coding sequence ATGGAAACAACTTTCGCTTCGTTTCATGATTTTTATCCGTATTATCTTTCCGAGCATTCCAATTCTACCTGCAGGAAGTTCCATTTTTTTGGGACCACATTGGTATTACTGACGCTGGTTTATGTTATCATCACGCATCAGTGGATTCTGCTATGGCTGATGCCGATTTTCGGTTATGGATTCGCATGGGCTGGACATTTTTTCTTTGAGAAAAATCGTCCGGCAACTTTCAAATATCCTTTCTACAGTCTGGCCGGCGATTTTGTCATGTACAAAGACATATGGACAGGCAAAGTAAAATTTTAG